One segment of Theobroma cacao cultivar B97-61/B2 chromosome 9, Criollo_cocoa_genome_V2, whole genome shotgun sequence DNA contains the following:
- the LOC18587797 gene encoding phospholipase D alpha 1, protein MATHLLHGKLTVRIYGIDTLKYPSGLSLLSKATGPTQLAKLFIAQLKRIMLCQSEMIGSKLYATVDLDKARVARTRMISKKGSEPIWNESFRIYCGHLISDIIFTVKYANPIGATLIGRAHIPAEDVIQGAAVDRWVDILDENRNPIPGGSKIHVQLQFFNVTQDRNWSQGISNPGFEGVPYTFFSQREGCKVTLYQDAHVQDDFSSPTMSPYQPHRCWEDIFDAINNAKHLIYITGWSVYTEITLIRDPRRQKPEGNLTLGQLLKKKADEGVVVLMLVWDDRTSVKELKRDGLMATHDQETADYFKDTNVHCVLCPRNRDAGESTIQGFEIASMFTHHQKTVVVDSELPRERSGKRAIVSFVGGIDLCDGRYDTQDHPLFKTLGTTHREDFHQPNFAGSSIEKGGPREPWHDIHCKLEGPVAWDVLYNFEQRWQKQGRTDFLIPKSKLDEITIQPSPVTSSTDPETWNVQLFRSIDDGAAAGFPEAPDAAAKLGLVSGKDRTMDRSIQDAYINAIRRAKNFIYIENQYFVGSSFGWKSKDIKVEDIGALHLVPKELSLKIVSKIEAGERFTVYIVIPMWPEGKPESESVQAILDWQRRTMEMMYSDVTEALQRKGLDADPREYLTFFCLGNKETKKAGEYVPTEQPDPNSDYARAQQARRFMIYVHSKMMIVDDEYIIIGSANINQRSMDGGRDSEIAMGAFQPHHLDTPFRRAGGQIYGFRMALWQEHLGHIESGFQFPESLQCVRAINSIADKLWGMYASDSPEQDLPGHLLRYPIQISSTGGITAMPNMEFFPDTKAPVLATKARVPATKAEYQLTILTT, encoded by the exons ATGGCGACCCATTTGCTCCACGGCAAGCTTACTGTGAGAATATATGGGATTGATACGCTGAAGTACCCTAGCGGATTAAGTCTTTTGAGCAAG GCTACTGGGCCAACGCAGCTCGCGAAACTATTCATAGCCCAACTAAAGAGAATAATGCTATGCCAATCCGAG ATGATTGGTTCAAAACTTTATGCAACAGTTGATCTAGACAAAGCAAGGGTGGCACGGACCAGAATGATAAGTAAAAAAGGCTCGGAGCCTATATGGAATGAGAGTTTCCGCATCTATTGTGGGCATCTGATCTCAGACATCATATTTACAGTCAAATATGCTAATCCTATCGGGGCAACACTCATTGGAAGAGCTCACATTCCTGCTGAGGATGTCATTCAAGGGGCTGCAGTGGATAGATGGGTTGATATCTTAGATGAAAATCGTAATCCCATCCCTGGAGGTTCTAAAATCCACGTTCAGTTGCAGTTCTTCAATGTTACCCAGGATAGGAATTGGTCTCAGGGGATCTCGAATCCTGGATTTGAGGGAGTTCCTTACACTTTCTTCAGCCAACGAGAAGGCTGCAAGGTTACTCTATACCAAGATGCCCATGTCCAAGATGATTTTTCATCGCCCACCATGTCTCCTTACCAACCTCATAGATGCTGGGAGGACATCTTTGATGCGATCAATAATGCAAAACACTTGATATATATCACCGGATGGTCTGTGTACACTGAAATAACGCTGATAAGAGACCCCAGAAGGCAAAAGCCGGAAGGTAACCTGACACTTGGACAACTGCTGAAGAAGAAGGCTGACGAAGGTGTGGTAGTTCTTATGCTTGTCTGGGATGATAGAACTTCTGTTAAGGAACTGAAAAGGGATGGTTTGATGGCAACCCATGATCAAGAAACAGCTGATTACTTCAAGGATACAAATGTGCATTGTGTTTTGTGCCCGCGAAATCGTGATGCAGGAGAAAGCACTATTCAGGGCTTTGAAATTGCTTCCATGTTTACTCACCATCAAAAAACTGTAGTTGTTGACAGCGAATTGCCCCGCGAAAGATCAGGCAAGCGGGCAATCGTCAGTTTTGTTGGCGGCATTGATCTCTGCGATGGGAGATATGATACACAAGACCATCCCCTGTTCAAGACTTTAGGCACAACCCATCGTGAAGATTTCCATCAGCCAAATTTTGCAGGCTCTTCGATCGAGAAAGGTGGTCCAAGGGAGCCCTGGCATGATATTCATTGCAAGCTAGAAGGTCCAGTTGCATGGGACGTCTTGTACAACTTCGAACAGAGATGGCAGAAGCAAGGTCGAACCGATTTCCTGATCCCGAAGAGCAAGCTTGATGAAATCACGATTCAACCGTCACCAGTTACATCATCAACAGACCCTGAAACGTGGAATGTCCAGTTATTCAGATCCATTGATGATGGGGCTGCTGCTGGCTTTCCTGAAGCACCTGACGCGGCGGCCAAGTTAGGTCTTGTCAGCGGAAAGGACCGAACCATGGATAGAAGCATCCAAGATGCTTATATCAATGCCATCCGACGGGCgaagaattttatttatattgaaaatCAGTATTTCGTCGGAAGCTCATTTGGCTGGAAATCAAAAGATATCAAGGTCGAGGATATTGGTGCTTTACATCTCGTACCAAAAGAGCTCTCGCTGAAGATCGTAAGTAAAATTGAAGCTGGGGAAAGGTTCACTGTCTACATTGTAATCCCAATGTGGCCAGAAGGTAAACCTGAGAGTGAATCTGTTCAAGCGATTTTAGATTGGCAAAGGAGAACAATGGAGATGATGTATTCTGATGTTACTGAGGCTCTTCAAAGAAAGGGACTGGACGCAGATCCCAGGGAGTATTTGACATTTTTCTGCCTCGGGAACAAGGAGACAAAAAAGGCTGGAGAATATGTACCTACAGAGCAACCAGATCCTAATTCTGATTATGCTAGAGCTCAGCAGGCACGGCGCTTCATGATCTATGTTCACTCAAAGATGATGATAG TGGATGATGAATACATAATAATTGGCTCTGCCAACATTAACCAGAGATCAATGGACGGCGGGAGAGACTCTGAGATTGCGATGGGAGCATTCCAACCTCATCATTTAGATACTCCTTTTCGGCGAGCCGGGGGTCAGATATATGGTTTCCGCATGGCACTGTGGCAGGAGCACCTTGGACATATTGAGAGCGGTTTCCAGTTTCCAGAAAGTCTGCAGTGTGTTCGAGCTATCAATTCCATAGCTGACAAGTTATGGGGTATGTATGCAAGTGATTCCCCTGAGCAAGATCTGCCGGGTCACCTGCTGCGCTATCCAATTCAAATCAGCAGCACTGGAGGTATCACAGCCATGCCAAACATGGAGTTTTTTCCTGACACAAAAGCTCCTGTCCTCGCCACCAAAGCTCGTGTCCCCGCCACCAAAGCTGAATACCAACTTACTATTCTAACCACCTAG
- the LOC18587798 gene encoding phospholipase D alpha 1 — MGPPYLLHGTLIAKIIGIDVLLYGCKENFCIETMGVSKLQKRCIAKIKRTFLGPQLYATVDLDRARVGRTSVVRHKASSPQWNETFRIYCAHSITNVIFTVKDNSPIGAVLVGRAWLPVEDILVGDTVVREVDILDEERKPIPGDSKIKVELRFLGVSQEGSWSQGIKYPDFGGVPFTFFRQREGCKVTLYQDAHISDGFNPKISLSGGKLYEPQRCWEDIFDAIDKAKNFIYVTGWSVYTEITLIRDPRKEKRGSSDTLGDLLIKKAADGVRVLLLVWDDRTSIDILKEEGLMSTHDEETAHVFRYTAVHCVLCPRNPDNKKGIVEGIKIATMFTHHQKTLVVDSEIPGSEKRTVVGFIGGIDLCDGRYDTQDHPLFQTLNDIHHDDFHQPNFKNASIKKGGPREPWHDIHCKLEGPIAWDVLYNFEQRWLRQARWKKHLLFPLDKLEQMIVPPNQIVHLEPSETWSVQLFRSIDNGAVVGFPEKPEAASKFGLLSGKNNIIERSIQDAYINAIRRAKNFIYIENQYFLGSSFGWKTKGINILKIPDIAGIDIEEISDIAALNLIPKELSLKIVSKIEAGERFSVYIVIPMWPEGVPDSGPIQAILDWQSRTIEMMYSDVAGALKRKGLTAHPRDYLAFYCLGNRQTKKTEEYIPTEPADPKSDYGRAQQSRRFMIYVHSKMMIVDDEYIIIGSANINERSMAGSRDSEIAMGAFQPYHLATTQPARGQIFGLRMALWYEHLGQLHDFLDNPGSKQCVQLVNSIADKHWELYSSETFDQDLRGHLLPYPIQVGDDGSVSTLPRTRFFPDTNACVLGTKSNILPPIVTT; from the exons ATGGGGCCCCCATATTTGCTGCATGGGACACTTATTGCAAAAATAATTGGGATTGATGTGCTACTCTATGGATGTAAAGAGAACTTCTGCATTGAG ACGATGGGCGTAAGCAAGTTGCAGAAAAGGTGTATAGCGAAAATCAAGAGAACG TTCTTAGGTCCACAGCTCTATGCAACAGTTGATCTAGACAGAGCGAGGGTCGGGCGGACAAGTGTGGTAAGACATAAAGCCTCCTCGCCCCAGTGGAACGAGACCTTCCGCATATATTGTGCCCATTCCATCACAAATGTTATATTCACCGTTAAGGATAACAGTCCCATCGGGGCAGTCCTGGTTGGCAGAGCTTGGTTACCCGTCGAGGATATACTCGTTGGGGATACCGTGGTACGCGAAGTTGATATACTCGATGAAGAACGTAAACCAATACCTGGAGATTCCAAAATCAAGGTGGAGTTGAGATTTTTGGGTGTTAGCCAGGAGGGAAGTTGGTCTCAGGGGATCAAATACCCTGATTTCGGGGGAGTTCCTTTCACTTTCTTCAGACAGCGAGAGGGCTGCAAGGTTACCCTCTACCAGGATGCCCATATTTCAGATGGTTTCAACCCAAAAATAAGTCTATCTGGAGGGAAGCTTTATGAACCTCAGAGATGCTGGGAAGATATCTTTGACGCAATTGATAAGgcaaaaaatttcatttatgtAACTGGTTGGTCTGTGTACACTGAAATAACCTTGATAAGGGACCCAAGGAAGGAAAAGCGTGGGAGTAGTGATACACTTGGGGATCTGCTCATAAAGAAGGCTGCTGATGGCGTGAGAGTTCTTTTGCTTGTTTGGGATGACAGAACTTCCATTGACATACTGAAAGAGGAAGGCTTGATGTCAACCCATGATGAAGAAACCGCTCATGTCTTTCGGTACACGGCAGTGCACTGCGTTCTATGCCCTCGTAACCCTGATAATAAAAAAGGCATTGTTGAGGGAATTAAAATTGCTACCATGTTTACTCACCATCAGAAAACACTGGTTGTTGACAGTGAAATCCCTGGATCAGAAAAGCGAACGGTTGTCGGTTTTATTGGTGGCATTGATCTTTGTGATGGGAGGTACGATACTCAAGACCATCCTCTCTTCCAGACTTTGAACGACATTCATCATGATGATTTCCATCAGCCAAACTTTAAAAACGCTTCAATTAAGAAAGGTGGTCCAAGGGAGCCTTGGCATGATATTCACTGCAAGCTAGAAGGTCCTATTGCTTGGGATGTACTGTACAATTTCGAACAAAGGTGGCTAAGACAAGCTCGGTGGAAGAAACATCTCCTCTTTCCGCTAGACAAGCTTGAGCAAATGATAGTCCCCCCAAACCAAATTGTGCATTTAGAACCCAGTGAAACATGGAGTGTCCAGTTGTTTCGATCTATTGATAATGGGGCTGTCGTTGGCTTTCCTGAAAAACCTGAGGCAGCAAGTAAGTTTGGCCTTCTGAGTGggaaaaataacattattGAGCGAAGCATTCAAGATGCTTATATCAATGCAATTCGCCGAGCAAAGAACTTTATTTACATTGAAAATCAATATTTCCTCGGAAGCTCCTTTGGTTGGAAAACTAAGGGTATCAACATTCTGAAAATTCCTGATATTGCTGGTATCGACATTGAGGAAATTTCTGATATTGCTGCTTTAAATCTTATACCAAAGGAGCTATCCCTAAAGATTGTAAGTAAAATTGAAGCAGGGGAGAGGTTTTCTGTCTACATCGTGATTCCAATGTGGCCAGAAGGTGTACCAGACAGTGGTCCTATTCAGGCAATTTTAGATTGGCAAAGTAGGACAATTGAGATGATGTATTCTGATGTTGCCGGAGCCCTTAAAAGGAAAGGACTGACTGCACACCCCCGAGACTATTTGGCATTTTACTGCCTTGGGAACCGGCAGACGAAGAAGACCGAAGAATATATACCAACAGAGCCAGCAGATCCTAAATCAGATTATGGCAGAGCTCAACAGTCACGCCGCTTTATGATCTATGTCCATTCAAAGATGATGATTG TTGATGATGAGTACATAATCATTGGATCTGCCAACATCAATGAGAGGTCAATGGCTGGTTCAAGAGACTCTGAGATTGCAATGGGAGCATTTCAACCATATCATTTAGCAACTACGCAACCAGCAAGGGGTCAGATCTTTGGTCTCCGAATGGCTCTTTGGTATGAGCATCTTGGACAGCTTCATGACTTCCTCGACAATCCAGGAAGCAAGCAATGTGTCCAGCTAGTGAATTCTATTGCTGACAAACACTGGGAATTGTACTCAAGTGAAACATTTGACCAGGATCTGCGAGGTCACCTACTACCCTACCCCATTCAGGTCGGGGATGATGGATCAGTTTCAACCCTTCCAAGGACTCGGTTTTTCCCTGACACCAATGCTTGTGTTCTTGGAACCAAATCTAACATCCTTCCTCCAATTGTTACCACTTAG